From one Mycobacterium colombiense CECT 3035 genomic stretch:
- a CDS encoding AAA family ATPase encodes MNATVRPSNTGERTWLSVDLEPVLSGTWRPAQPTVGRRNDGIGLFYPRKINTVAAESEAGKTWLMLAVAFDELRAGNSVLYIDFEDDEGSVVGRLLALQASPNWVRERFCYLRPTEALGVNDNLNDLCKLVMAYRPTLAVVDGVTESMTLHGLDPLSNRDVAAFCRILPRRLAAAGCATVCLDHVVKSTEARGRYALGGVHKLNAVDGCALILESREPFGIGLTGRSAILIAKDRPGMLRKYGQRRKDGLDHFADLEVTSHDRSYNEFEIRPARDTDREFRPTHLMRRISEVLQERGAMSQRQIIATVGGRRQYAIDALALLQRDGHVSDKSPHRLLRPFTDSDDGKES; translated from the coding sequence ATGAATGCCACGGTCCGCCCGAGCAATACCGGCGAACGCACATGGTTGTCAGTGGATCTCGAGCCGGTTCTATCCGGCACCTGGAGGCCGGCGCAGCCCACTGTCGGCCGTAGAAACGACGGTATTGGCTTGTTCTATCCGCGCAAAATTAACACCGTCGCCGCCGAGTCCGAGGCAGGCAAAACATGGTTGATGCTCGCCGTGGCGTTCGATGAGCTGCGTGCCGGTAATTCGGTGCTGTACATCGATTTTGAAGACGACGAGGGCAGCGTTGTGGGGCGCCTACTCGCGTTGCAAGCTTCGCCTAATTGGGTGCGCGAGCGATTCTGCTACCTGCGCCCCACCGAAGCACTAGGGGTCAACGACAACCTAAATGATCTGTGCAAGCTCGTGATGGCGTACCGGCCGACCCTCGCCGTTGTCGACGGTGTCACCGAAAGTATGACCCTGCATGGATTGGACCCGTTGTCGAATCGCGATGTCGCCGCGTTCTGCCGCATCCTTCCACGACGGCTCGCGGCGGCCGGTTGCGCGACGGTATGCCTTGACCACGTCGTAAAATCGACTGAAGCCCGAGGGCGGTACGCGCTCGGCGGTGTCCACAAACTCAATGCGGTTGATGGTTGCGCCTTAATCCTGGAAAGCCGTGAGCCGTTCGGCATCGGACTCACCGGCCGTAGCGCGATTCTGATCGCCAAGGACCGGCCCGGAATGCTCCGCAAATACGGGCAACGACGCAAGGACGGTCTCGACCACTTCGCCGACCTCGAAGTGACTTCGCATGACAGGAGTTACAACGAATTCGAGATCCGCCCGGCCCGTGACACCGACCGCGAGTTCCGGCCCACACACCTCATGCGCAGGATCTCGGAGGTCCTGCAAGAGCGCGGTGCAATGTCGCAACGGCAGATCATCGCGACAGTGGGAGGCCGCCGCCAGTACGCGATCGACGCGCTGGCGTTGTTACAGCGCGACGGACACGTATCCGACAAGTCACCGCACCGACTGTTGAGGCCGTTCACCGACAGCGATGACGGGAAAGAATCCTGA
- a CDS encoding helix-turn-helix domain-containing protein, whose translation MTQTFQVWIDSREAAEMLGQTSYTTREWLKAGQLRGVKMPGGRWRIKRSDVEALLDGEAQK comes from the coding sequence GTGACTCAAACATTCCAGGTGTGGATCGATAGCCGCGAAGCCGCGGAGATGCTCGGCCAAACCAGCTACACAACGAGGGAATGGCTGAAAGCTGGCCAACTCCGTGGGGTCAAAATGCCCGGCGGCCGCTGGCGCATCAAACGCTCCGATGTTGAGGCGCTACTGGACGGCGAAGCCCAGAAATGA
- a CDS encoding DUF2742 domain-containing protein, whose translation MTTPPRVGGGYRGECEPDPAQRRERTSPHRQTGSREIDWCAVAVFAAPLIYRYKSLPLPGTPAWCSLPAADPRKMAALILAGQYWAFDSALRQERQREASDAISGCADWAGFSRTLQQHRAFHIRRSP comes from the coding sequence ATGACGACGCCGCCCCGTGTCGGGGGCGGCTATCGCGGTGAATGTGAACCTGACCCAGCCCAACGCCGCGAGCGTACCTCGCCTCACCGACAGACCGGAAGCCGCGAAATCGATTGGTGTGCGGTTGCCGTTTTCGCCGCCCCGCTGATTTACCGTTACAAGTCGCTGCCGTTGCCAGGAACGCCGGCATGGTGTTCGTTGCCCGCGGCAGATCCCCGCAAGATGGCTGCCTTGATACTGGCGGGGCAGTATTGGGCGTTCGACTCCGCCCTCAGGCAGGAGCGCCAGCGGGAAGCTTCGGACGCTATCTCGGGGTGCGCTGACTGGGCTGGATTCAGCCGAACGCTACAGCAGCACAGAGCGTTTCACATCAGGCGGTCGCCATGA